The Nymphaea colorata isolate Beijing-Zhang1983 chromosome 5, ASM883128v2, whole genome shotgun sequence DNA segment TCATCCTATCCATCATGATatatagttgaaagaaaaacaataggAAAAAAGTGATTTCGTTTACAcatcttcctttttgttttttttgttttcaacccttcatcataaaaaaaatggatggtTCTTATGAGTGGGTTGGGCAATCCATAGTCATTATTATTCAATTGTCCATATATATGAGTCCCTGAACTGTCACTCTAAAAGTATTAGACACCAAACTTAGTTTGTCCAGTCATTATGATTGTCAGTTTagagaaaaatgtgatttagttcacaccattttttttttctctcaatcatccatCATCATCTTAAGGAAGGCTGCACATGAGCCAAGTATAACTTGAATTGggctagctcgagctcgactcgactcaaaaGGTtcaagctcgaacttgactcaaactcaaaccaaactcGATAAAATGAGCTCGATGGAACaacctcaagctcgactcaacaaTGCAATGTCAATCTCGaagtcaactcgtttaacttgtttgtgctaaaaatatttattttcttttaacttgttaagCCGTTTAGCTTGAttaactattttctcattataatttaACATTTGTTGTGCAGTCGAGCTGAGacgagtttaaacaagttgaattcttacaacttgaacttgactcatttaacatttcaagcatatatttgaatttgagctcaacttgtttataaattaGTGGAGTTTAGACAACTGAGTTCTAGTCATGCTTAGGCTGTTCCGGCTtggtgtgcagccctacatcaTATATTGAACAATACTCGTTATtgagtcatcattcaattctCATATATGTGAGAACTATGAACAATAAGTTTCAAACTAATGAACACCACGAGACATCAATTTTGAGCAACCTAATTCATTGTGatggacggttgagagaaaacaataagaaaatgtGATTTAATTCATACACTTTTCTCTCGACCGTCAATTGTCATGGATTGGATGATCCTCATGAATGAGTTGGATAACTTTGGCTAtctagagtcatcattcaagttTTGGAGTCTATGAACAATGACTGAAAAATTCATTGACACCAAGAGACAACAAACCTAAAGTGTTTGATATGAacgttaaaataaaaacaaaaataaaaacagtGATTTAGTCCATACATAGTTTTACTGTATGGGTCCTCATGTACGAGCCAGTGATTCTAAATAATTAGACAGATATTCTCTTTTATCGACTGGTGATAATCGGATCCAAGTCTCACACCTCAGGTGTTTAGTTCTCCCCGAATCCGACCCTGATCCATAACCCGATCCATTTTAAGCAGCAAGGCAAATTGTGAAACGGCTCTCTCTCAAAAAACACAGAGTCTACTCTAATCGCACCAGAATCTCCGCCAAGCGCCAATGCGTGGCGACAGCCGTCCAGATTTCGGAGATGGACGGTCGAGAACGATAGATGGGCGTCGACACGGATCGACCCTCAGCCTCCGTCCGCCCGCCATCTCCGCATGCCGTTTCCCGCTTCAAGCGCgcaaaatagttgaaaattcGAAAAAGCACTTATCTATAAATTGGCTCTTCCCTCGCTCCCAATCCCATTGTCCGCATCAGCGATTAGCTGGATTGATCTATTTTCCCACCAAATCCAGATAAAGAGGAGAAAGGAAGAGCCGATTCCGGGAAAATGTCAGGGAGAGGCAAGGGAGGAAAGGGTCTCGGAAAGGGAGGCGCGAAGCGTCACAGGAAGGTCCTTCGGGATAACATTCAGGGCATTACGAAGCCGGCCATCCGGAGGCTTGCCCGCAGGGGAGGCGTCAAGCGCATCAGTGGTCTCATCTACGAGGAGACCAGGGGCGTTCTGAAGATCTTCCTCGAAAACGTCATCCGCGATGCCGTCACCTACACCGAGCATGCCCGTCGGAAGACGGTGACCGCCATGGATGTCGTCTACGCCCTCAAGCGTCAGGGCAGGACCCTCTATGGCTTCGGCGGCTGAGATGGTTCTTCATTGTATTTTTCTATGGTTCTTTTTTGCCTTCATCCGGTTCTGATGGTTGTATGCCTCTGAAATGTACTATTTAGAAGTGTTGGTTCCACACTAATGTTAATTTTAGGGTTTGAATTTCGAGAATATGCTGGTGTTTGTGAATTTGATGTCAAGCTTTTCGTGTAAAAGTCGGTCACTCGTGAGAATTAAAGCGTTCCCGATCATCGGATTTTATTCAGCGTTTTGTatgcttttctattttgttttcgTGGGCGTCCGATTCTCGTGGGATCGGCGTAGTTTACAACACAAAGGTAAGAATAGTTGTTCCACTTTCCATAATTTACTTGGTAGCTTATTCTTAGGGATTTTTGGTCCGCCGTCGGCCGAGCTTTGCTTGAACAATGTGTTTTCTTTTCGCCCTTCCATCTTCTCACGACAGTTTTTCAGAGCTCTTCTGAGCTTTGTTGTTTACGAAGTTGCAATCTTTGTTCGTCCAGAATCTTTTCTGGAGTTTCTAATCTActtgttttccctttcttgtgTCAGTTTGTCTTCATGGAATCGCTACTGGTGAGATGCGGAAGTTTTATGGGGAATGAAAATGTGGGTCAAGCATCATCACTGaaagtgaaataaaaaattggttcTTTGGATACCAGTTTCATAAGTAACTTTTTCCCTTATAAATTTTGAACTAGTATACTGTATTTTAGAAACATTGTCTAGATTTGGTACGTTGCTATTTGAAATTGAAGTTCGCGTGCTTTAGGTTTGTAGTGTTTGTGGGGATGAGCGGGAGCCTCTCAATTGGAGATAAAGTCGCCTTCCCGAAGGTTCCTTCAGAGCGAGTTTTGACAAAAATCTCGTCCAAACCTAGTGAGCTGTTAAAGCATTTTCAAACGGTATTATTTTTGGGTGAGCACCCTGTTATAACAGATTCTCTACTCGCTGATCGACGACTATGACCGCACCCTGTTTTACGTTTTGATGACTAAAGCATTTTATACCTCAGCGTCTTAGTTTCCATGGCATTGACatagattttgttattttatctatttattcatttaaaGTAAGTCAATACAACAGGACGTGGTGTTTTGAATTATTATTTTCCTTCAACTTGGTGGTCTTGGTAAGCGTacacaaattttatttattggTCTTTTCTTATGTAAATGAGTGCTATTTTAAAGTTTATTTTGATTTGTTATAAATTGAATCAGGcctataaattttataaaaaaaaatataaggtCAAACTAAATTGATAGCACAAAATTATACTTAGATGAAATAAAATAATCTAATTTAGCGTCATTCTAGCACTCATGGAGTCAACATAATCTATGTATtcacatatataaataataaaagaaatctcaattaaacacaaataaaattgaTGAAGAGAGAGATCATTGATGATTTATAGAAATCGAAtgtgtagtttttttttttctttcgaaGTTTGTTTCGCCGAAAGCAGCCTTTAGTGTTATTGAAGAATCTTTTGAACATGCCATCTGCATCACACGAGGCAACGACGCAGATtgtaaaattaagaaaaaccaTCGATTGTGAATGAGAATTgataacattttcaaataattatAGAAGCCATCTTAATTATTATGCTCAAATTGGAAAAACCactaacattttaaaaaagtatGTTTAATCGCCTGTGTTGTAGTATTTTCCCTTACattcacaatattttttaagaacTAAAAGCACTACTGTTGAAGGGATCCTTACGTAGTTACATGACTTCATGTGGCCTTACTCAGGGCACTGATGCTACTATCATGCTACCTTGAGACGATCTCTCAAATCGTCTCTCGAGATACGTAACCATGTAAATGCATTATATATGTGCAACTGTTGATTCGGCTTCAAATTTATTTAGTTGAACCTAGTTAGAAAGAAAATCGGATTCAATTGCTAACCAAATTCAAAACttgttctcatattttaatttggaaCTAAGTCTGATATTTGACTAGAATCTTACCCGATAACACATAAATGTTTCTATCTTACGTTGGTTGGAATTAATTTCTGCTTTATGAAACAGGGTTTGTGTCTgtttatgtaaattttgaatATGTCAgctttaataaaatatagatcTGACCCGAGCATGAGATTACATCCTACTGCACATCTACATGCTGATGTTTGATTGAGCGATCGTATTTTTGGGATCGGGTGTCTCAAAAGTACACTTCTAGACATTCATTCAAACACGCAGTACGCATAGCTATTAGCTGTGCATCGTGTGTAAGGCACCGCGACTAGTTCGGGTAACAAAACCACGTGGCTCTAAGCTAAGAGacttgcttttgcttttctcaTAATAATTGAGCCTTCAAGCATCCACCTGCCTAATGAAAGCAAATGCTGAGCAAGAAACTTTTTTTCACATGAAAAGAGACCATTTGGGTTTTGACAATATCCTtcatgataaagaaaaaaattactttaattTTAATTTACAATGCTCGTTGCGTACTTTGTATTGTTGGTAAAATTGAACttgtatttttaattatttttttcaaaaactttataattgtttttaaatttacctTTAAATGCTTCGTTTTCTACGTTCTCAAAATTACTAAACAGATGATTTTACTGGTTGTTAAGCAGGATTTTAGCAAGCTATGAGTATGGTCGTAAATTTTTTAGAGGACGAAACTACCCTAAACTGCTTTCCAAATGACCAAACTGCTTCCACCGCGCCGTTTTCATTCCCAAGGTCGGCCGACGTCCTTGCACAACTGCCATTTGTCAATACGTGTCTTGATTACGTGGCAGCTCTAAATAAGGAAGGGTGGTGCCATGAGCTCTCCTCGCTTTTACCGACGGCCTCTTTGTCTCAGGCTGGAATCCGTCCATCTCCGTCGTACGGACGGCCAATTCTGCCGCGCCGTCTACAGCCTTCCAGCTGCAGCCGCCGGAAACCCTCCGTCCTTGTCGGACGGACGATCAGTTCTGCTGCGCCTGTCTCTCGCCTACCAGTTGCatccgcctctctctctctcttcccttgtATGCCGGAATTTCGCATCCATAGGGGGGGAGCTATTTTCATTTTGGGGCTAGGAGGCCGATTTCTCGTGCTCCGGTGATGGGCGTGCCGAGCGACGACGTGGTTGTCATCCGGCCAAGTCCGAGAGCAGGGGAGCCGACGGTTATTACCGTTAACTGCCCGGACAAGAGGGGCCTCGGTTGCGATCTCTGCCGGATAATCCTCGAGTTCGGTCTCAGCATCGACCGTGGAGGTAAGAATGGCTGTTGGTGACGTCCACAGGCGCTGGCGTTTCCTTTGTGCAGTTTTTTTTGCCTCGCTCAGTAGTCTAGGGTTTTGTTGTGGAGCATAGGCCGtgcgtcttttttttttttttcgtaataGTTGAAGTTTTGGATTTCGGGTTTCTGGTGGAGATGAAGGAGGTGTGGAGAAATGGAAGAATTCGGgtgtttcatttctttgttctcGTTTTCTTGTGGCTGGAAGTTTGGAGAGATTGGAGACCTggctctcttttctttctctgttgCGGAATGGATATGACTTGAGGAGTAAGCCTTTCCGGTGATGGtgtttgatttttctgttcTAGGGGGATCCAAAGAAAGTATTTGTTCCTCTCTTGAGTGCGAATTGGGATGCAGAGAAGAGGCTTCCTGGCAATGCTACTTGACACGGATCTAGTTTCTTCTGTTTCTGTTAGGGTTAGAATTTCTAAACAAAATCGAGTTTCTTTTGATTCAATTCTTGCAGTCTCTTTATTTTCTCTTGTGAAACTTCTCATTTTTCTATCTCCTGATGAATTTGATCTTCCTGGGTTAGCTTTGCCTTAATAATTCTggagccattttttttttttggatattttgaGCTTTTAATGTACTTTCATTTTGATTGATATTGTGTTCGTTTATTTTCTGATCTTGTAGTTTCTTTGGTCTCATATACATGATGAGCAATATGCCTGCGGTTTTGTAGTTGTTTATTCCTATTCTAATGGGATTGTTGGGCCTTTCTGCTAGATGTCTCCACTGATGGCAAATGGTGCTACATTGTAATCTGGGTGGTGCCTCGATCCGGTTCCTCAAGAGCCATACATTGGTCAAGCTTGACTGAGAGGCTAGTATCAGCATGCCCTTCATGTTCTGTTCCAATCTACTATATTCCTGaggcaaaaccaaaaaattctCCAGTGTACTTGTTGAAGTTCATCTGTTCGGATAGGAAGGGACTTTTAAATGGTAGCTATCTTTGTCATTTTCACATGATCGTCCATTAAAATAttgtttcttctctcttttctgaATATGCCGGATGTCTcattttctctctgttttttggTTGATGACAGATGTTACTTATGTTCTCACTGAGCTTGAGCATATAATTCACAGAGTCAAAGTGTCTACAACTCCTGATGGAGGAGTAGTGGacctcttcttcatcactgaTGGCAGGTTAGTGTTTTGATCACCTTCTGTTCTTCGATTTATTCAACCATTTTTCTGCTGAAGAACGGTTCTGCTTAGATTTTTTGTATGATTTCGATGATAAAAGTTGTCTTGACAATGAAAACTGTCAGATGCTATTTTTTTTGGCGGGCTGGGCTGTCTGTTATTTGTGTTGAATTTTCCTTTTGCTCTGCATTCTTATTTgattatatttgttatttcaccTATTACAAGTTTCTTTTGCATAATGCTTCGAGCGCATGTTTCTAATTGATTATGTAAGTTGCATGCTTTGGAGATGTGCTTCTGCTCTCTTCATATACTTTTGGAAAGGAATGATAATGTTTTGTAGATTCCAACAATCAACTACAGGATATTTCTTGAAAAGATTATGTATTTACACTCTATATCCTTTTCTTGTACTTTTTCAGGGAGCTTTTGCACACCAAGCAAAGACGTGAAGATACATGTGAAAGATTAATCGAGGTTTTGGGTGAATCTTGCCAAAGTTGCGACCTTCAGCTTGCTGGTCCAGAATACGAAGCTTATCAGCATGGATTCTCATCATTGCCTCCGGCTGTTGCAGATGAGCTATTTAGCAGCAATCTTTCAGATGATGATATTTATTCTCAAGAACTTGTTCCGGATCTCTTGAGACTCAAGAAATCTACATTATCTGCAGATAATTCTTTGAGTCCAGCTCATACCTTACTTCAAGTACAGTGTCTAGATCACAAATGCCTTCTTTATGATATATTGAGAACGTTGAAGGACTGTGGAATTAAGgtcatttttcttattgttcAACGATTTTAGTTATTGGCTTTAGGTAGTCAAGTTTTACTGATTCCTCGTGTTTGGTTCTTAGATAGCATATGGACGGTTTTCATCGAAGCCAAAAGGATACTGTGAAGCAGATTTATTTGTTGTACAGAAAGATGGGAAGAAGATAGTGGATGCTGAGGAGCAGAAGGCGTTGTTTTCTCGACTACGAATGGAAATTCTACATCCATTACGCTTGATGATTGCCGATCGCGGGCCTGATACTGAGCTCTTAGTTGCCAATCCTGTTGAGTTATGTGGGAAGGGACGGCCTCGCGTTTTCTATGACGTCACACTTGCCTTAAAATTACTTGGCATATGTATTTTTTCGGTAAGAGGGATCAGATGCTGCAAGTTTCAAACTTCGTCTTTTTGCCTTGCATGGTAACTTCATTTTATCCACCCTTGTAATCCTCTGATCTTTTAATTGTAGGCTGAGATTGGAAGGCATTCGACACCTGAACACCGGTGGGAAGTTTACAGGTTCCTTTTGGACGACACCCCTGGTTTTCCTCTCAGTAATGGCCGAGCAAGAAAACAGATACTGGATAGAGTAAGGAAGACGCTGATGGGTTGGTGATCATGCCAATGGGACAATCCCATTCAGCTGAAAAAGTCTGTCCATCTGTCATGTAAATGTAAAAGGATAAATCTTAAAtcttttcccctctctctccctctctctctataggAAAAATTTCGTTGtacataaaatgataaaaggtATTTGTACAGCCTCACTTCATTTTCTAGTGGTGATCCTTATCATATCGTTCTGCCAAATACTTCAGCTGAGTACTAATTACGTGATGGTTCTACCTACTAGCTTCTAAGTTTACACGGGGTCCGGGGTTTTCTATCTTATTTAagcttctcttttttcttcctgcATGATGCAACTTTTAACGGGATGTAGAACCAAGTTGGTCTTTGAAAATAGCTGGGCTTGGATTTAGTGCTTTTAGTTATCCATCGTATGATTCCCCTGTCTTGGCTCTGTGTGGTTGTCTAACATATGCTTTTGATTGGACGATCTAAGTTGTGTCAAAAGTAGAATCTtcctctttattttattttcgtACTGATTTGCCTTCCCATCCTGCCCCTGAGATTGATGTGACATCTGAGTGTGGGAGCAAAAAGAGGCCCGACTTCATCGGTAAAAATGACAGGGAGAGGTCTGCCCATTTTCTCAGAAAATTAGTCGTCTCATCATTtttgttacaacttacaacccTCCAACTACACATAGCGCATAATTTTGTCATAGGTGTGGCTTTGCAAAATTTTGACTAACTTTCCAGGTTGATGGGAAAGtgtttaattatttatttgtgGCCCTGTACAGCCTCTGGTCTTGGCTGCAGCGTGCAGGATGTTAGGTTTCTGGACCCTTCTCTTGGTTTCgtgtcttctttttttgtcgTAATGTAGCCGATAGCATCCTTGTGGCATATTGTTGTACATAAAAAAAGCCACTTTAAATCTCTCTCCGTGTATGGTCTGTTCGCTTGACCGCTGTCTCTGTCCCAGAATCTGAGCCTAAATCTGAGGCAGGGACTTGAAAGTGACTGGTGGAATGGTCCTGAGCTTATGTGGGTTAGTAACCGCAGAAGTTGCTATGCATGACCGGGGATTCAACCATCAGATAGATGGGCGACCTACCTCCTTGTTCCGTTCTGGTTAACAAGCATCCCTGGTTTATCTCACAATCAAGGAGAATTTAGGAAAAAGCAGAGCCACAACTCTCAAGTGCAATCTTTGCCCAATTGGTATTTGAATCTCTTAAGCAAAATGATTCAGGAGCGGCTGAAATGGAATTGGAACAGGAGTTCTTTAGGGGGCATTTGGCATTGGGAATACTACGTGAATTTATTTCAAAGATTAGTTAGGAATTTATTTCAAAGATTGGATAGATTGATGGAGCACTTGTGCAAATGTTATATGAAACCTGGCGTTCCTAATGCCAACTGACCCTTTTGGGGTTGTTTAACAGTTAGAACAGTCACATGAATCTATCCTATTTATTCTAATGATTGAaatagatttatggaacactatAACTAGTTGTTCATTCTTTAAGCAGATTCATTGAAATACTCACAAAACATTATGTTTGTAAAAGGATCACTGAATTGGATGAATTGAATTGAAGTCGGTGATCGCTTCTAGCCAAGGCTAAGTAGTATTGAACAGGATGACCGAATATGGGTCACTACCAAAAATGTGTTCAAGCAGGTAGGTATTCTACCACCTAAATGCGATCCATTAGCTACATGCAGGACCAGTTTCAACTTACAAGGATTTGCATAATCGTGTTCAGAATTGCTTCTACGACTTTTAGTCGTTTAAGAGTTACGCAAATCAGAGGCATGGTTCATGAGTTTTTGCCGGCCAGAGAGGTCTGCCGACATGGTTGACAGCAGTATTATGAGTACCATCGTTGGAACTATTGAGGATGTTTGATTCTCTATCCCCGGAGTAAGGGGATTGTTCTattcttctattgtttctgGAACAGGCGGAACAAGATGGATCTTCTCTTCTTGAGCAACCAGTATAACTGTAGGAACTGAACTAGGAGTCTAGGATGTTTGATTCTCCATTCTCGGGGTAAGTCGGAATAAGGGACATTCTGTTCTAACGTTCTTTTGTTATGGACCAGGTGGAACAGGATGTTCTCATCTCGGGTAACAAGTGTAACTGCAACAACTGCACCAGCGTTTCTCTAAGTATTTCATATGTCCGTTTCATAGTGTTCAACTATAGAGAATGCTGAAGTTGTCCCGCATGGACGGTATGTTCTGAGCATCTGTGTTCAAAGTTTGCATCTGATGGATTAATTATCCAGGAAGGCCATTGTGATTAGTTACAAGGACAGCCTCCTTCCTCCTGCCCAGGATATTTTATCTAAAAACTTGAGATCTTAAGGAATGTATGATGCAAATTCACTCAATTATTTTTGTGGGGAGTCCGCAGATCGCAGTCAGTGTAGGGCCAGCAAATCACTAGTGAATCTGCATTATTGGAGATGGCGGCCGTTGTTTGTGGTTGGAACTGACTGGAAGAACATTGGAGGAGATTGTATGGAACGAAATGTTTCAAGGAATTGACTGCTGAACACCTTGCTTTCCAGCACTCTGTGGACAAGGCTAGTGGCAAACCCCAAATTCCTGCTCTTTCTTCAAAACCGTGCTTGAGACAAAAGCATCCACTGCatcattagtttgattcttcAGGGTGCTACACCTTGCCAACAGGTAGGCCATGAATTAGGAGGGTTTTAGCTCTCATTCCGAGCAGTTGGATGAAATGCTCCTCTTGTTCACCCAAAAATCATTAAGTAGCAGGAAAACAAATTGAGCTGGATacatttttctcatcaaatgtGGGGAAATTGTTAAATCtgtttttataaagaacgtctCTGAACAGTTTCAGTTTCGTTTCCAAGCCTACCCAAGGCAGAACTATTCAAGGGGTGTGCATATAGCAGACTTGGATCTTACTCGAATCCAAGTCCGACGCCAATATAATGTAAGAAACCAAGTCGTCAGATAAACTGTCTATTAAACCGAGTTCCATGAAATCCAAAACGACTGGTTTAGCTTAATGAATTAAAGTACACCCCGATTAACCAACAGTATTTAGCTTGGTAGTTCATCGGTTCGCATATTATTGTTCtatattgaaattttcatcTTGATGGAATATGAAAAGGCTGCTTTCCACAAAAGACTGCATCGTGTTTTATACTTTATTTGATCTCATTTTTGCCTTGTAGAAACGTACTATCCCCAAAACAAGGAGCGAGGCGGAACTGCTTTCGAGTCCATAACTCGTGAGAACTTGCTAATTTATGTTATTGGACGcactttacttattttttgcaTAATGAAGAATTTGAGTGTGTATTTACACCATTCGGCTTTGAAACTAAATTCCAATCTAAATATGATATTCTATCACTCCAAACATTGGAATTTTTTCCCATTCTAATCAAACACCAAATCCAAATGAAATTAGATATATAAGTCCATATCTGAATCAATTTTATGAACAGAAGACAATTGGTGAATGACCTGATCGCAGCCAGCGTTATCAAATTGCACCGATCCAAATCAAATCATAAGGATTATTTTGCTTCGAATTGCCCTTCCAGTagaaactcattaaaaaaatggacatTAGTAGAGTGAAGGGCAGGTAAATGCATCAAGCTGTTCACACTTTAGCTCATGAagcttgaaaatttttatataatgaTATAATCCATCTTTGCTTAAGCTTTAATAGCGCTCAAAGTTAATACGTGTTGGATATTTGCAATATGCATTTTGCTGGCACGGTTAGGCACCAGACATTCTAATGGCAAAGAAGCGGTGGGTAAATACCGATAAACATGTTTTGTTCAACCCCTGTGGTTGATCTCGTCCCGAGGCATGCGGTACAACTGGTTGGGTTAGTGGTTGGTAGGTAGTCAGGTTTCAATAATCATTTTCGCACTGAGTTTATATTAACCCTAGGCATTGGGCTGGCCTGGGCTTCGCCCCACCATTCAAATTCGAGCTTGAGTTAGGTttgattaaatttaaataaattttttaatataaaataatatataaatttaattaattgaaatataatatatatatatatatatataaattaataaaaataaatataaaaaaacattatcgGACCCACCAAGACTTATTAGGCCCAACTGGGCTGGCCCAGTGCCCTTTTTTCCAGGTCTGGTTACGGGTTCGGGCCCAAGTTAGGTTGGATACCAGGTACTTGCGGACAATCCGACCAGGCGCCCAACCTTAGTTTGTACCCAACCCAACTCCTAGCTTTTTGGATTGAATGCATATGTatttgataatataaaaaaagGTGATAGTAATTGGGTTCGAATAGGCATgaccatatttggatccattCTTACTGTATTATATGCAGGTCACTGATTTTTTATTGGCAGATCTACTTCAATCTTAGAAAGTAGAATCAAAGTTTGAGTTAGGATTCAAATATGACCAAGAGAGACTCATTTGGTTTAGGGGTTTGATGGGCCAGAAATATCCTGTAACACTAAAAatagaattcaaattttaaaaaaagattttgCCCATCAGAGATGAAAAAACTTATCGTTGGGTTTGTTTTAGAAACATCTTTTCAGAAATTTTGTGGggtgaaaaaaaatttgaggacaaaaaaaataacCGTTGGTTTCAAAGCAGTGTTTAACCTTCAATGATTCTGTTTTTCAACCTTTATTCCTATCAAACTACtgaaaaacttattttctaaaacataaaTAGTTCAACAAACACTTtgggttttgaaaatcttgattttgttttcatttctttaattcttgaaataaaattttgaaaacttcttTCCAATTCATGAAACGAGACTTTTTCTGGTTGACTGTTTATGCGTAATATGAGCCAGAACGAAAATCCCGAAACGTAAACTCGCGATGACCAAGTTCGAGAAAGAGTGTAAAAGTTTTCGACACAAGCCCTTTCTAGTGATTGGCAGCAAAAGTGAAGCCCGTATCAGAAACCTTTCTACTTCGGGTTCTGTAATTATGTGAGAAACTGAAGGCTAAATGCAATTTGTCAACAATGAAACACCCAGTGGTATTTTGGCGGTTGCTCGTTTTCGTTTAACCGCCAAAAGCAATGCCGCGCGTTTCTTTCCCTCCAGTTCCTCGCACTGCCCTCGCAATTCTCTGGCGAAGAGACCCGAggttcctctctctttctttctctacttCCATTTAATGGTGGAGTTTTCCGTTCTTTTTGACAAGTTTCTAAGTTTCTCGGTCATGGTTGTAGGGATTTTTTGAAACGTGGAAGACTGGAAGGCTTTCTGCATGGTCTTCGTTGATATTTCCGGCAACCGTTTCAGCGGAAGGAAAGCTGTTGTAGGAGGACTAAGGCATCTTTctattagttttcttttttctctcttagaTGGTGGTTTTGACTggacgagtttttttttttttttttttccctgttagGCCTTTCtttaccttctcttttttgaagatttttcgAGTTAGTAGTCCATATAGTGAATGACATGAATTTGGGTTTCTTAATTTGGAAATTGTGGATGTTATGCTTATTATTCTCTTCTTTCTGTTAGCGATCTCTAGTTCTGGGCGGGGAAGATCGTTTTGCTAAGGGGTAGATTCCTTTCGTTTCACAATTGAGAAGTTTTTCCTCTGTTTATCCCTTTTTGAAATTGAGAAATAATTAGGGATCGAGATGTGTCTGGTTAATTGTGTTTGCTTGGTGGgtgcatttttttgttcatcaaGCTATTCGGAAGTGCTTGTTTAGTAGCTATGAGCTCGTGTGGAACTGTCGCTGTTTGCTCGATGTCCTCGGTATTGACGTGGAGTGAGATTGTTGTGGACTCGTGGGAGTTGgctttacatttttctttttcgtctCGTCAGCTTTGAAGGGGCTGATGTTCAGATGGACATCGGA contains these protein-coding regions:
- the LOC116254904 gene encoding histone H4; translation: MSGRGKGGKGLGKGGAKRHRKVLRDNIQGITKPAIRRLARRGGVKRISGLIYEETRGVLKIFLENVIRDAVTYTEHARRKTVTAMDVVYALKRQGRTLYGFGG
- the LOC116254903 gene encoding ACT domain-containing protein ACR9-like codes for the protein MGVPSDDVVVIRPSPRAGEPTVITVNCPDKRGLGCDLCRIILEFGLSIDRGDVSTDGKWCYIVIWVVPRSGSSRAIHWSSLTERLVSACPSCSVPIYYIPEAKPKNSPVYLLKFICSDRKGLLNDVTYVLTELEHIIHRVKVSTTPDGGVVDLFFITDGRELLHTKQRREDTCERLIEVLGESCQSCDLQLAGPEYEAYQHGFSSLPPAVADELFSSNLSDDDIYSQELVPDLLRLKKSTLSADNSLSPAHTLLQVQCLDHKCLLYDILRTLKDCGIKIAYGRFSSKPKGYCEADLFVVQKDGKKIVDAEEQKALFSRLRMEILHPLRLMIADRGPDTELLVANPVELCGKGRPRVFYDVTLALKLLGICIFSAEIGRHSTPEHRWEVYRFLLDDTPGFPLSNGRARKQILDRVRKTLMGW